From the Salminus brasiliensis chromosome 15, fSalBra1.hap2, whole genome shotgun sequence genome, the window TTTCTCTGTTCGACTCCCCTGCCTTCACTGATAAAAGGGCAGTGAGGAAGCACGTGTTTTGCACCCTTTACTGGAGGACAGTGCTAAAAAACACCCAAACTATTTCAATTTGCAGACAAACACTGCAGCCAactcacttcctgtgtgtgtgtgtagtgatataaaataactgatttatagtgggtgaatgtgatgctgtgatttggtttctatagtgtgcgtgtgtattagcattagggTTAGCTTCCAAATCTCTTAAATCTCTAAATTAGCTCCTTAGTGCTGGTTTAAATAACAAACTTTGAGGACATCAGATGGTGCCGTGGTTAACACAAAGCCTCGGAATTGGAATGGGATTAAAgtagccaatacccgatccgTTAAAATGCGCCTGGATCAGCCCACTGGGTCGAATTGTGAAATACCAAATTGTAATGCTGCTCTCACAAAAAACTACAAGATGCAAATGAGccatcagttaatcagttctgTTCATACACTATTCATGAAACCACTTTTGAATAACGCAGACCTTCCTTTAACAATTGATATATTGTTGTGCATTAAAATGTCCTTGTACAGCCACTACTCAGTTACTATACTAGCATGTTGGCCCTATGGTGCGGCCGTACTCTGCACTTATAAATAATGAAAACTGCTTTCCTTTCAGAGTCGTGCGCCCATTTCTGCAAAACTGGTTGCTAACATGCTTTCAGTTGCTGGAGCCGACCACATCATCACCATGGAtctccatgcttcacagatCCAGGTAAGACTCTCCAGGTAAACTGCGCAGTCACGGTCTTGCTCTTTACCTCCcttttcttcttcattttaaatattaatataataaatatttggcagttgctgcagtgctgctgctATGCCTTTTTTCAGGATGAACTTTTCAGAACTTCTCCTCTAAATGCTAACTGGAGTGTGATGGCACGGACATTACCCTGCATGCACACCACAATCGATCACTTGTGTGAATCTGAATGTGTACAGCAAGtgtattttacacatttaatgATCAAGAACTGATTCAGTCGATAAACTGGTATGTAATAATTTTAGTTTGAATCTGCTGATGCTCTTAACAAAGCAGCATTCCCTTAATTTTTTACCTTGTCCGGACACGGCAATGATGCGTCACTGCTCCATTTTGCATATAGCCATACATTATACATTGACTTTTAAAGGAATAGAAATGGGGATGTATTTGATTGAACACACACTTTACAATGGGGTGAAAAAAGTAAGGGAATTATATGTCAAATGTCTTGAATATGGATAAAAAGTAAGAAAGCTGCATTTTATGATGCTCTTTTTATGTTTCCATATGGAAACATGTCCATTAATGAATGGATTGTTGTCTccattgattaattgattggtTGGTTTTTAAAACTCTTAAAATAGCAAGAAATTGGTGAGATTCTCAGTTTGGTTGTATTTCTCTTTTGTACCATTATTTAGCAAATGTACACAGAGATAACCCTAgttcactgtttacattttattgcttaacacactacaggctgtaggTCTTCttgtggtggggggtggtgggtgAACATTGGTCAAGGCCGCTGCTCGCCAACAATACGCCTTGGTGCCCCTAAATGAACATGAGAGGTCAGGATTTGGATTTAGGTGTGGATTGGGTTTATAAAACCATGCAGCGTCAACCAGTCACCCAGTGTTCAGCCATTACTGATGATTGATTACTAATAGTGTTGAATGCACTGaatttatagtgtgtgtaactgtgtgctAGATATGTAGACTCCACTTCATACAGTACAGCCCGTAAAGCCTGTTAACAGTGTAGTCATCTGATAGGTGCATTGCACTGTCCCTCGCTCCACAGGGCTTTTTCGACATCGCTGTGGACAATCTCTATGCAGAACCAGCCGTTCTCCAGTGGATCCGAGAGAACATTCCAGAGTGGAAAAACTGCATTATTGTGTCCCCCGACGCCGGTGGTGCTAAAAGGTagacgcccccccccccaatttttAGGGCCGTAAAGGTAGCTGCGTAAAAGGCCAACGCTGGCCAAGAGCATTACATTTGTGCATGCAGGACAATCATTACTCTCACACTTTGCAGAATGCAGAGGATATATGGTTTTACCCTGCAGGATAATTAATGGGACCGTAGGTGTTCAGGCTTTTACAGCAGTCTTAGGCGGTGACCTTTTACGTCATGTGCCCTCAGGGTGACCTCCATTGCTGACCGTCTCAACGTTGAGTTTGCACTCATCCATAAAGAACGTAAGAAGGCCAATGAGGTGGACCGTATGGTCTTGGTGGGAGATGTTAAGGACCGTGTGGCCATCCTGGTGGATGACATGGCAGATACGTGCGGAACCATTTGCCATGCCGCTGATAAGTAAGTCGATACACGTGTGCAAGCTCCATCATATAAATTAGTCCTAACGGTTAAGCATAAGAGAACCATAAAGTGGAACCATGATTGTAATTGAGAGAACCCGTAAATATAAACATGAAGTAATGATTCTGTgaacctttaaatggttcttcgtACTCAgatatttaaagaacctttattatTACGTGTAGGTGGTTTGGAGAGAGGCTCCTCATGTTCTCTATGGTTCCCTGTTTCCTCTAATAGTAATCCAATATTACATGGCTGTCATTATTTATGCCCCTCTGCTCTTCAGAGATattcaaaatgaaaaataatctTTTTATAGATGAATAAGATCGGGCTCTTGTAATTCATAATACTTCTCTTCATCTCGATTCCTCCCCCATCTGTTCTGCCATTGTGTTTCCGCTACCACACCATCTTTCATTTTGTCATTGTGTGGATTTGTATTATCAGGCTCATCTCTGCTGGTGCAATAAAGGTCTATGCCATCCTCACTCACGGCATCTTCTCTGGACCCGCCATCTCGCGCATCAACAATGCCCCCTTTGAGGCCGTGGTGGTCACCAACACCATTCCACAAGAGGAGAAGATGAAGCAGTGTCCCAAAATTCAGGTAATGAAAAACTCTTTCCGCAGTTCTTTCCTCTTGGCAGTTAGCGATGACCCATTAAGATGAAACCTATT encodes:
- the LOC140535415 gene encoding ribose-phosphate pyrophosphokinase 2 → MPNIVLFSGSSHHDLSQKVADRLGLELGKVITKKFSNQETCVEIGESVRGEDVYIVQSGCGEINDNLMELLIMINACKIASSSRVTAVIPCFPYARQDKKDKSRAPISAKLVANMLSVAGADHIITMDLHASQIQGFFDIAVDNLYAEPAVLQWIRENIPEWKNCIIVSPDAGGAKRVTSIADRLNVEFALIHKERKKANEVDRMVLVGDVKDRVAILVDDMADTCGTICHAADKLISAGAIKVYAILTHGIFSGPAISRINNAPFEAVVVTNTIPQEEKMKQCPKIQVIDISMILAEAIRRTHNGESVSYLFSHVPL